TGCTATGGTTGCTACGGTCCCATGGCAGACTCAAGACCAGCCGTATTAAACAAACGTCTCAAAGAACTTAACATAAGACCTAAGGATATACAGCTTCTTTTCAAACAGTTCACAGGTTGGTCGAAAGAGTTTAGAGGTGTTATTGATGAATACGAATAGAGTTATTGAGGTGGATTACTTAGCCAGGGTGGAAGGCGAGGGGAGCCTCTACCTAGAGATAGAGAATGGCAAGGTGTTAAGAGTCGAGGTTGGAATCTTTGAAGCTCCGAGATTCTTTGAGGCCTTCCTAAATGGTAGGAAATACTATGAAGTACCTGACATAACGGCTAGAATCTGCGGGATATGCCCCGTTGCCTATGTGATGAGCTCCAGCAAAGCGCTCGAGAAAATATTGCAGATCGATGTTTCTGATGAGGTGGAGCAACTTAGGAAGATCATATACCTTGGCGAATGGGTTGAGAGCCACGTGCTACACGTGCTAATGCTCCACGCGCCTGACTTCCTAGGACACGATTCACTTCTAAGTCTTGCAAAGGAGCAACCTGATATAGTCAGGAAGGGCCTAGTTTTGAAGGGGTGGGGTAATCAAGTAGTTAGGGTGGTTGGTGGACGCTCAGTACATCCCGTCTCTTGCAGAGTGGGTGGCTTCCATAGAGTCATAAGAAAGGAGGAGTTACTCCCCCTTACAAGAGATTTAAGAAGGGTAGAGGGGTATGCGAAGGAGTTACTTGAGTGGGTGCTCGAACTACCCATACCTGACTTCAAGAGGGATATTGAATTCCTGTCCCTCAGAAATGAGGAGGAGTATCCAGTGCTACACGGCAGAATAGTCTCTAATAAAGGACTCAACATACATGAGGACGAGTTCGAAGAATGTCTAACGACAGAGCAGGCAAGGTACTCCACATCGCTCAGGTATAGACTCAAGGGTAGAGGGCCCTACGTCGTAGGTCCTCTGGCAAGGTATAATAACAACTACGATCTGTTAAAACCTGAAGTCCGAGAAGTTGTTGAATCACACGGCTACAAAGCACCGTTAAGCAACAGCTTCCAAAGCATAATAGCCAGGGCGGCCGAGGTATACCATGCCGTCCTAGAACTTGAGGAACTCATCAACAACTACAGAGAGCCTAAGCAACCCTACATGGAAGGCATGTTGTGCGAGGGTGTGGGGGCAGCGGTAACGGAGGCTCCTAGGGGCCTACTGTATCACAGGTACACGCTAAGCGAGAAGGGTTATGTAGTCAACGTTAATATAATACCGCCGACCTCCCAGAACCTAGCAAGCATAGAACAGGATCTGCTGGCACTAGGTGATAAGCTAGTAACGCTGGACCAGACTAGAGCACAGTGGCTAGCGGAACAGGCGGTCAGGAACTACGACCCCTGCATTTCATGCGCAACGCACTTCTTGAAACTCAACTACGTCTCTAAAGAACACCGACATACGGAGTAGTGAAAAGCACCGGCTTGAAGACCGAGAATAGGAGGAGAGCTAAAGTTCACTTAACCTAAACAAGTTCCTCATTCCTCGGCTCAATTTCCTGACTTGAAGGGTGCTCTAGCCGCTACTAGAGTTAAAGCTGTCATAGTTGTCAACAGTAATGACATGCCACCCAGCGTAAGGACATAACCTGAAGTCAGTGCGCCGGCGAAGCTGGAGATCTCGGATAATATCGTGTACGTTGCCGGGCTGCTGGCAAGGGATGCGTCTATGTAGAGTGAGTAGAGCTTAGAGTCTACGATCACGTTGGCCAGGTAAACAAGCGCAAGTGTAAGTGTTATTTCATAGTTCTTCGTAAGGAATGCCGAGATTATCAGGGACGCAGCCAGTAGTCTAAGTATTAACGCTGCTAAAGTCAGGTTCCTTCCAAAGGAGGTTGGTAGGAGAGTTAGAGCTAGGGCAGCCGAGAGCTTCGCTACTCCGTAGATCGTTAAGACAACTTCGTTGCTTAGGTTAAGTAATCTGATGAATATGAATGATAACGGCGTAAACAGGAAAGAGTTACTCACTTTGAATGCTGAAGTTGAGAACATGACGTCAGCCGTTGTCAGGGCGACCTTAGAACTCCATACGCGTGAGAAAGCTCTTGCTTTAGAAGGTATGTACAGGGGTTCGTAACCAAGGGAAGCCAGTATGCCCACGGCGGTGAGCGACGTGTTAATACTCCTTTCAGTTCTGTAGAGAGACCTGGTTAACGAGAACCTGCCGCTAGGTATGTAGTAGAATAGTAACGAGCATATCACGCCTGATACGATTGAGAACCAGAGGGCGGAGTCGACCACGAGGCTTAGGGAGAACCACGACGTGATATAGAGTAGGAAACCTTCGAAGAACAGAGTGACTTGAAAATACCTTCTGTTAACACTATCCCACTCCCTCTCATCCATATTGTC
This window of the Zestosphaera sp. genome carries:
- a CDS encoding nickel-dependent hydrogenase large subunit, with translation MNTNRVIEVDYLARVEGEGSLYLEIENGKVLRVEVGIFEAPRFFEAFLNGRKYYEVPDITARICGICPVAYVMSSSKALEKILQIDVSDEVEQLRKIIYLGEWVESHVLHVLMLHAPDFLGHDSLLSLAKEQPDIVRKGLVLKGWGNQVVRVVGGRSVHPVSCRVGGFHRVIRKEELLPLTRDLRRVEGYAKELLEWVLELPIPDFKRDIEFLSLRNEEEYPVLHGRIVSNKGLNIHEDEFEECLTTEQARYSTSLRYRLKGRGPYVVGPLARYNNNYDLLKPEVREVVESHGYKAPLSNSFQSIIARAAEVYHAVLELEELINNYREPKQPYMEGMLCEGVGAAVTEAPRGLLYHRYTLSEKGYVVNVNIIPPTSQNLASIEQDLLALGDKLVTLDQTRAQWLAEQAVRNYDPCISCATHFLKLNYVSKEHRHTE